TTTTGAGGAAGCAATTCATCGACTTTTTTAACTGCCTGTGAATCAGTTATCACAAGTTTGGGGAGAATTTTCAATTTACTAAGGATTTCGCTAATTCCTTCAACTGACGTAACAATAGGAAAGGCCCCTCTATCTAAAGTTTCTCTTATAGCATTGACTTGTGGCATTATCAATCTACCTTTAGGAGCGCCGGTATCTACAGGAACTACAAGTAACACAATATCGTTAGTATTTATATACTCTGGAATTAAAGATATTTCTTCATCAGTTATTTTTAATTTTGTTAGCTCTTTCTTTAGTTGTTCTATATTAATTCTTTCTTGAGAAGATACTTCAATAACAGGTTTTTTGAATATTTCTGAATAAACCCTTTTCAGAGATTCAAAATTTTTAATTTTATCAATTTTATTGATGACTATAATATAAGGAATTTTCATCTCATTGAAAGTTTTAGAGATAAAATATTCAAATTCTTTTGGTTCTGAATCGACAACTAAAACTCCGATATCTGCTTTATAAAAAGCTTTTTTTGCTTTTTCTACTCTTTTTATTCCTAAATCTCCCTCATCGTCTATACCTGGTGTATCGATTAATGTTACTGGTCCGATGGGTTGTAGCTCCATACTTTTATATACTGGATCAGTTGTTGTTCCAGGAACGTCGGAAACTAAAGCAATTTCTTGATTTAGTATCGCATTTATTAAAGAAGATTTCCCCACATTTCTTCTGCCGGCTATTGCTATATAAGTTCTGAACCCTCCCGAAGCAATCATTATAACATCTCCTTTAACTTTTTTTGAGTGATTTTAGAAGGGGAAAATCCCAATTCTCTTAATTTATTGTAAGAATAGAAATATTCGACTTTTATTTTGTTATCATAAATATTATAGTTTTCTCTGTATTTATCGGGAGTTATATTAACCATAATGACGTTACATCCTGCAAAAAATCCTTGATATTGAAGGTCTTCTGAAATCGTTCCTAAAGCTGTTGTTGTAGGCATTTGTGCTTTTGGAATACAAAGACGAGTTGCAGCATAAGCGTTTAAAGTTAATTCTCCACTACCGGATGGAAATTTTTCTAATGGTGTATTATGAGCAGGAATAAAAGGCCCCATTCCAATCATCTTTATCTTTTCATCTCTCATAAATAGGATATCATCGGCAATATCATCTAAGGTTTGTCCGGGTAGTCCTATGATGTTTCCTGAGCCTGTTACGTAACCTAAGGTGTTCATATATCTTAGTAATTCAATCCTATTTTCATAGTTTTTGTCGGGATGTATTTTTCTAAAAAGAGTTTTATTTATGGTTTCATGTTTTAGTAAAACTCTTACCGCCCCAGCTTTTCGAAATTTTCTATAAGCAGAAAAACTTCTTTCTCCGATAGATACAGAAACAGGCAACTTAGTGTTTTTTCTTATTTCACTGATAATAAATATTAAATCATCTTCAGAATAACTATCGTCTTCTCCACTTTGGAGTATAATCGTGTCCAATCCGTAATCTGCTGCTTGTTTTGCCACGTTTATTATCTCTGTAGGAGACATTCTGTAGCGCCTAATAGATGAATTCTTGGCTCTTAATCCACAGTAAAAACAATTCTTTTTACAGTAATTAGAAAACTCTATTACTCCTTTAATATTTATATAATCTCCTGTGTATAATTTTCTAACGGAATTAGCAAAAGTAAAAACGATCTTTCTTTCTTTATCATCTTTTTTTAATTTTAGAATTTTAATTATGTGCTCTTTTTCTAACGTTTCATGTTCTAAGAAATAGTTTAGAACATCTTTTATTTCTGAACTATGTGATGAATAATCTTTTAAAATTTTTTCTAATTCGTTTCTAATTTGAGGTTTCAATTAGATTCCCCCTTAAGTAAACTACCAATGAACTCTCTTGACTCTTTTATTACTTCTTTTTTATCGCTTTCTATAAAAACTACATACTTATCATCTTCATAAGTTTTTACAGCAGGAATTTTAAAGCCTTCTCCTTTCCCGTATATATAACTTATTCTTCTACCGATTTTTTCCGCTAACCAAATTTTGATTTTATATTTCTCATAGAATGCGTCAATTAATGATTTTAGGATATCTATTTTTTGTTTATTCATAAAATAAAGCACCTTCTTAAAAATAAACGTCTCTTTTACCGGTTTTTACCAATTTTATTTTCTCAATCAGCTTTTGTTTTAAAATTCCATCTTTCATATTTTCAACTTCTTCGTTTATTCTATTTTCGATAGAATGGCGAGTTTGCTCGGGTGCATAATCTAATGCATATTCTAAAGAAGTTAATATAGCATTTGGAGTGCAAAATCTTTTTACAAAACCAGGAATAGAAAATTCCATAAAATGTTCACCCGTTCTTCCCATTCTATAACAAGCTGTACAGAATGAAGGAAGATAGCCTTCTTTGGATAATTCATTAATCACTGAATCTAAACTTCTTTGATCCCCTAGAGTAAATTGACTTTTTTTGTAAGCTTCTTTATCTTCTGTTGAATATGCCCCTACTCCGATATTAGAACCTGCATCAATTTGAGAAACTCCCAATTGTAAAACTTCATTTCTTATTGCAACAGGTTCTCTAGCAGTCAATATAAGACCTGTATAAGGAACAGCTAATCTTAATATTGCTACTATTTTTTTGAATTCATTGTAGTTTACTAAATAAGGTGGTTGCTCAGAGATCGGAGTATTTAATGCCGGTTCAATTCTTGGAAAAGAGATAGTATGTGGTCCGAATCCAAATCTTTCTTCAAAATGAATGGTATGGTATAGTAATCCCATAACTTCAAATTTATAATCATACAAACCAAATAAAGCTCCTATCCCCACATCATCAATTCCTGCTTTTATGGCCCTATCTAGACCATACAAACGCCAAATATAACTAGATTTAGGACCTTTTGGATGCATTTTTTTATACATATCATAATTATAAGTTTCTTGAAAAATTTGGAAGGTTCCAATTCCTACTTCTTTTATTTTTTTATAATCATCAATAGTTTGAGGTGCTGCGTTAATGTTTACCCTTCTTATCTCTCCATTTTTATTTTTGGTTTTATAAACAGTCTCTACCGTTTTTGTAATAAAATCAGCATTGTAGTCAGGGTGTTCTCCATAGACTAAAATTAATCTTTTATGACCTTTATCTTCAAGTGCTTTTACTTCTTTTTCTAGCTGTTCGAAAGTTAAAGTGTTTCTATAAATTTCTGTATTGCTAGATCTAAATCCACAATAAGTACAATTATTGATACATTTATTTCCAATATAAAGTGGGGCGAAGAAAACGATTCTATTTCCGTAGATGTTTTGTTTTAATGTTCTTGCCCCTTCAAAAATCTTTTCCATTGTTTCTTCATCTTCCACATTTAAAAGCGTTGCTACCTCTTGAGGATCTAATCTTTGTTTTGATAAGGATTTTTGAATAATTTCTTCAACCTTAGTTTTGTCTGGAGCTTTAGTTTCTTCTAATAATTCAAATATTTTTTCTTCTTTAATAAATGATTTTTGAGAACTGTGATCTTTAACATAAAACATAAATGTCCTCCTTTAAATTGTGTGAGATTTTACTTTTAAACCAGGGATTTGTCCTAATTTCCCATTGAGAGAGCCTAATTCGTCAGAGGTACCTTCAAAAACCAAAAAAATAATCGATAAATTTTTATCTTGCCTTGGGTACCCTACACGCAAAAGAATATTATCAGCGAATTTGTGTAAAAGCTCATTTACTACATTATAGGTTTTATCTCTGTTTTTTACGGCAATTGAAATCATCGTTAGTCTTTTTTCCAATAAAAAAATCCCTCCTTCATTTTTGAGATATCAAAAGAAGGAGGGATTTTAAACCCTCTGCTTCCCTTGATATCAGATTGTATTCCTCAATCTCAGGAAATATGTGAAATAATTAACTTATATAGTAAAAAAATGGTGGAGACGGCGGGAATCGAACCCGCGTCCGAAAATAGGTGAACTCGGCTTCTCCGAGCGCAGTCCGCAATCAGTTTTTGGATTTTTACGACTTTGCGGACATAGTCGTAAAATCCTAGTGCCCTTTATACTTTCAAATCTGGGCACAAGATTTGAAAGTGAAGCCTTTTTCTGACGCCTCATTCCTCAAGAAAGGCTCCATTAAACTTGAGGAGAGACGAGCCGCCGTCTTAAGCAGCAGCTAAAGCTAATTCTGGTTTTTCGGCATTTCAAAAATTTTTTAGTTTTTTTACGAGGT
The sequence above is drawn from the Petrotoga sp. 9PW.55.5.1 genome and encodes:
- the hydF gene encoding [FeFe] hydrogenase H-cluster maturation GTPase HydF, with the protein product MIASGGFRTYIAIAGRRNVGKSSLINAILNQEIALVSDVPGTTTDPVYKSMELQPIGPVTLIDTPGIDDEGDLGIKRVEKAKKAFYKADIGVLVVDSEPKEFEYFISKTFNEMKIPYIIVINKIDKIKNFESLKRVYSEIFKKPVIEVSSQERINIEQLKKELTKLKITDEEISLIPEYINTNDIVLLVVPVDTGAPKGRLIMPQVNAIRETLDRGAFPIVTSVEGISEILSKLKILPKLVITDSQAVKKVDELLPQNINLTTFSILEARSKGDIKILTKDVDVINKLEDGDKILIMEGCSHRPLSEDIGRVKIPNWLEKYTKKDINFKFVAGKEFPDLEDLRDIKLIIHCGGCTLTRTMMMRRINAINRLDIPIVNYGVIISFIHGVLNRTLEPLLV
- the hydE gene encoding [FeFe] hydrogenase H-cluster radical SAM maturase HydE, coding for MKPQIRNELEKILKDYSSHSSEIKDVLNYFLEHETLEKEHIIKILKLKKDDKERKIVFTFANSVRKLYTGDYINIKGVIEFSNYCKKNCFYCGLRAKNSSIRRYRMSPTEIINVAKQAADYGLDTIILQSGEDDSYSEDDLIFIISEIRKNTKLPVSVSIGERSFSAYRKFRKAGAVRVLLKHETINKTLFRKIHPDKNYENRIELLRYMNTLGYVTGSGNIIGLPGQTLDDIADDILFMRDEKIKMIGMGPFIPAHNTPLEKFPSGSGELTLNAYAATRLCIPKAQMPTTTALGTISEDLQYQGFFAGCNVIMVNITPDKYRENYNIYDNKIKVEYFYSYNKLRELGFSPSKITQKKLKEML
- the hydG gene encoding [FeFe] hydrogenase H-cluster radical SAM maturase HydG, translated to MFYVKDHSSQKSFIKEEKIFELLEETKAPDKTKVEEIIQKSLSKQRLDPQEVATLLNVEDEETMEKIFEGARTLKQNIYGNRIVFFAPLYIGNKCINNCTYCGFRSSNTEIYRNTLTFEQLEKEVKALEDKGHKRLILVYGEHPDYNADFITKTVETVYKTKNKNGEIRRVNINAAPQTIDDYKKIKEVGIGTFQIFQETYNYDMYKKMHPKGPKSSYIWRLYGLDRAIKAGIDDVGIGALFGLYDYKFEVMGLLYHTIHFEERFGFGPHTISFPRIEPALNTPISEQPPYLVNYNEFKKIVAILRLAVPYTGLILTAREPVAIRNEVLQLGVSQIDAGSNIGVGAYSTEDKEAYKKSQFTLGDQRSLDSVINELSKEGYLPSFCTACYRMGRTGEHFMEFSIPGFVKRFCTPNAILTSLEYALDYAPEQTRHSIENRINEEVENMKDGILKQKLIEKIKLVKTGKRDVYF
- a CDS encoding TM1266 family iron-only hydrogenase system putative regulator, coding for MEKRLTMISIAVKNRDKTYNVVNELLHKFADNILLRVGYPRQDKNLSIIFLVFEGTSDELGSLNGKLGQIPGLKVKSHTI